From the genome of Blastocatellia bacterium:
ATTTCTCTACTGCCTTTCTCGCCTCTGACGGGAGTTTAGCCAAATCTTTCAGAAACCTCTTTTTATAAATGATCTTCAATCGGCTTTCACCAATGTTTGGTAGTAAGTCACAGCCTCATCCAATTCTAATGCTTCATCATCTGCCGGCTCCCCCATAAGCTGAACCAGCGCATAATTCTCCAGGAGTTCTTCGATCTTATTGAAGGTATCGATGTCAAGCTGCACAGCCAGTTTCCGATTCTGTTCATCAATGATGTATGTCCTTTTAATTTCTTCCATGTTATCCCTCCAGACTGTCTCATTATATGCTAAGTTTTGACCTTACGCGATTCTGCGCCTAACGCCCGCGTTCAGCGGGCCGCCGAACGGCATTGCAGCTATGATGAGAATTGCGCTTCGGCGGCTCCGGTGCAACGCATTGTTAGCCCCCGTAGATGGGAGCATTATTTGCTCCGTGCTGTTTAAGAATGTCTATTATGTCAGTGAAGCCTTTTTCAGTAGCAATCTTCAAGGCGGTCTTACCTTCTGCGTTACTTCCGTTTACATCAGCCCCCTTGTCTAGTAAGAGCTTCACTGTATTTGTGAGGTGGCTGTCGGTTGCAAGCATTAACAATGTATGCCCCTTCGGGTATCTGGAATTCACATCTGCACCAGCCTCAATCATGGCCCTTATGATGTCTTCATTCCTTTCCATTACAGCGAGCATAATGGCATTGGGTTCTTTCCCTGCATTTGGATTAGCACCGGCTTGTAGTAAAAGGTTGGTGAGTTGAGTATCATTCTTCCAGACTGCATAACTCAAGGCAGTCATATCAACTCTGTCCTCTGCGTTTAAGTCTACGGCCTTCTGTAGCAACGTCTTTACAATGTCAACTCGTCCCATAATAGTAGCCGCCATTAGCGCAGTTGTACCTCGCGACCTATCGGCTCTAATTTGCTGGTTTAGGGCTTCCTTAAATTCGATGTTGGCATTCACCTTCTTCGAAACAAAATCAGAAGCTAAGCGGCCAAGAGAATCTCTCGCATTTGGATCCATACCCGCAGTAAGAAATAGATTTAAGGCAACAATATCTCCATTCCTGGCGCTGTCAATGAACGCAGCCTCATTATATTGAATATTCATCTGGCCCAATTCTTTTCGTGCCTCTTCGGGGGGCTTACTCGCGGATGAACACCCTGAAAGCAGTAACAGCAATAACAAGAGTAGGCATATGTTTTTCATTGTTTCTCCAATGGAAACCTGAACTATGCACATCTTAAGTGCAGGGGGCTAACGCCTGCGTTGACCGAGGCCGCGAGCGGCACTCAACCACCCATGACCACCCCGCTTCGCGGCCTTCGCGTCCAACGCCTTGTTGGGCGTCGCCCGCGCGGTTAATCATTGTCAAGCCCTCATATGCCTCTCGCACCTAGCCTCTGCGCCTCCGACGCCCCTATCCTTTCCGCAGACTCTCCGGCACGGTGCCTCTGGCAACCTCGCTATTCCACCTAGCTGCTGCGCCCAACTCGCTGTCGCCCTCGCTTCGCGCCGACTACCACCGCCCCGCTCACCGGTTGAGGCGAGATGGCCGCCTTGGCCAGTCTGCGGTGCGCCGATGCCAAACCCGCTCGACGGCATCTGAGCGCCTCCTGAGGATGTGCCGTCTGGCGCTGGCAACCGCTGCTTGTCCGTCGGTGCAGCGCCTGCTCTTGCACTTGGAGATGGCCACGGGATTCGGATTACCGATGATCGCGGATCGAACACGCATCAACCGAAACAGCAAGCGAGCACAATCGCGCCTGTTAGCGATTGCGGGAAAGGCGCCCAACAAGCAATTGGATGTATGCCAGACACCACTTAAATTGGGATTTTTATCTATATGTATATCATACCATCTACATATAATTAGACTTGCAATCGGGCCTTCAAATTGTCTCGATTCCCCGGATGCGTCTCCTCAGCCCCAGCTTGATGGCCCTGTCGTAACGTATCTGCCATACCTTTCGCGCCGCATTCCATTTTCCGCCTGCCCGCAGCACCCTGGCCCGCAACTCATCGTCATTTGCCTTCAACTCAACGCCGACAATCTCATCATGGTCGTACAAAGTCGCCCGTGGCTCCCAGCTAATCTCTTCAATAATCAATTCAACCGTCTTGAAGCGCTTCTTCTTCTTCTCATCATAACGATATCGGACGCAAACCAACCGCTCGCCATACAAGGCAACCAGCTTCTTTGTACCGCTGCGGCCAGGTTTTAAGCTCAATCCGATTCGCATCAATTTGCCGGGCCTTTCAGGATGAACGCCATCATATCCCGACTGCGCCGCCGTAGCAATCTCATCATTCATTTGCTGACTGGTTCTCGACGTCAGCCGTCTAAGGGCACCTCTCCCCAGTTGTGGTTTAACCCCGAAGGGAAGTCGCCAGACGCGACGGCAGTGTTGTTTTCCATCCCTAGTTCAACTGGATGTCTTACTGAGTTGATTCCGGGTGCGCGAATTTGACCGCGCAATCATACGCTTCCAAAATCTAGCCATCAAGTTGACAATTGCCTCTTTTCTTACTATATCCTTGCCGGGAACCTACCGACCTTCTGAACGTGGAGAACTGCCCATGTCTAAGCTGCTCGACCAGGTGCGCGATTGTTTACGGGTCAAGCATTATAGCTACCGAACTGAACAGGCGTACATCGATTGGATCAAACGCTTCATCGTCTTTCACGATAAGCGCCATCCGCTGGAAATGGGAGCCCTCGAAGTCGCGGCCTTCCTCACACACCTCGCCGTCGAGCGCAATGTCGCCGCCTCGACGCAAAATCAGGCGCTCGCCGCATTGATCTTTCTTTATCGAGACGTGCTTTTGCAGCCGCTGAATACCATCGAAGGGATCGAACACGCCAAACGGCCCGAAAAGCTTCCCATCGTCTTAACCCGCGGCGAAGTGTCTGCCCTGCTCGATCACTTGCAAGGCACCAGCTGGCTGGTCGCGAGCCTCCTG
Proteins encoded in this window:
- a CDS encoding ankyrin repeat domain-containing protein translates to MKNICLLLLLLLLLSGCSSASKPPEEARKELGQMNIQYNEAAFIDSARNGDIVALNLFLTAGMDPNARDSLGRLASDFVSKKVNANIEFKEALNQQIRADRSRGTTALMAATIMGRVDIVKTLLQKAVDLNAEDRVDMTALSYAVWKNDTQLTNLLLQAGANPNAGKEPNAIMLAVMERNEDIIRAMIEAGADVNSRYPKGHTLLMLATDSHLTNTVKLLLDKGADVNGSNAEGKTALKIATEKGFTDIIDILKQHGANNAPIYGG